The sequence GCACCATCGTCCTCGCTTGGCCCAGCGATTGAAGCGATTGTAGATCGTCGTGTAAGGGCCGTATTCACGTGGACAATCACGCCATCGTGCACCCGATTGCAGCATGTGAATGATGCCGCTGACGATGCGTCGGTCGTCGTCCCGATCCGGCCCCGTCAGTCCCCTCGGCAGATGCGGTTCGATACGCGCCCATTGCCTGTCGTTCAGCCAAAACAAACCAGCGCGCATTCTCTCGCCCCCGAATCAACACGTAGGCAAGAGAATCACGTGGCGCTATTTAGGTACAGACCCTAGTTCGATCTCGCCACGCTCGAGTTCCTCCGGAAACAGTTCCGGAACGCTCGACGGTTCGATCGACGATATCTCGATCGTCGGGCGCAGCGAAGGCGGAAGCTCAACGCGCGCGAGTTCCTGATCTAGGGCCCAGCGCATGGAGGCCAGCCGCCGGGCTGCGCGCTGTTCGGCCCAGATGCCGACGCCGCGCTGCGCGGCGTTCGCGTTCGGCAGCCGAAATCTCGGGAGTAAGTTGATGTTCCGAAAAGGCATGCCGTGCGGCGCTCGCCGGGTCGAGCCGCAGCTGCCGAACTTTCAGATAATGATCGAACGGCCGCGCGGGGTCGCCTTGTTGCTCGTAAGCGACCATAATGTCGCCAATGTCGCTGCCATCCAATTCCTCCACGGCGATCGTGGTGCGGTAGATCATGACGCCGCGGCGGGCTCCGGCGAACAGCCACAGGGTATCGATGCGCGTCTGCAGTTCTGTGACGCCACGTGTCGCATCGCGCCAGCCGATGAAGCACCGCACGCGAAAGGTGGGCAGGCGGCCTTCGATCAACGGATGCTCGGCAGAGAAGTTCTGCAGCGCGTAGGGTTCTCCGCCGCAGATGAAGCCGCTCATGCGTTGGTCTGGCGGAGCGAAGAGAAATAGCCGCGGATCGGCGTCGGCCGCCAGAGCGGGCGCAATTGATCGCAGCCACGCGCTGTCATAGGTGCCCGCGTATTGTAAGCGCTCCTTATCGTCAACCGCAATTGGTCCGAAGGTTGCGGATGGCGCGGTAGACTCAATCAACTGAATCGCATGCTCGGGGCTTTCTACGTTGGGCAGGGCCACCAGTTCGCCGGCCCTACTGCGGCGGAGCGCCTGACCGTGATCCACGCTCAGGAGCGGGGAAGGCCGAAGACGCGCTCACGCGGCAGGTTCGCCGGCAGCGGCCTGCGGCCGCGCTTCTTTCCCGTTGTGTTTTCGACGGGTGGCAAGCCCGTGTCCGGAAGTTCGGCGATATTGTTCGTTTCACTGCCGGCGTCATCCTCATCGGCGGCCTGCTCGGCTTCATTGAAGAGACGATCGACGTGCTTTTCGCTGCGTGGCGCAAAACGATGCAGGCGTGCCAGCGCCAGTTCTTCCTCGAGTTTGACGACGCGGTCGGCGAGTTGATGGTTCTCCGCCTGCAGCGCAGCAGTGCGCGCCAACAGCACTTCAACACTCGGATCGCCGGTTCGATTCATCGGATTCTTGAATCTGAACCGTACCGACGCGTCAACCGCTCAACTCGAGAGCTCAGCCGGCAACCTGATAGTGCCGCACCGGATGGCGGACCATCGCATCGATATCGATGCCATCAAGAATCCAGTGCAATTGCTCGGTCGTAAGCCGGCGACCGCCTCCTGGCGGCGCGGCCATCGGAACTTGTCCTCGGTCAGCCGCTTCAGGACCAGCACAAAGCCGGACCGGTCGAAGAACAGCAACTTCATCCGGTCGCAACGGCGATTGCAGAACGCAAAAACCGCCGGCGTGAATGGATCGAGCGCCATCGTCTCCTGGACCAGGACCGCAAGGCTGTTGATGCCAGCCCGGAAGTCGATCGGCTCACGGTGCAGATAGACCTGCAGGTCACCGCCCAGTCTGAACATGGCCCAGTGCTCCGATGATCGCCGTCAATGCATCCACATCGCCGCATTCCAGCGCGAGCTTCACGCCGTTCGGCAGCGACACGCTCACTTTGGCCGGAGAATAAAAAGCTGGAGTCCCTTTGGGTTCCGAACCTCCACTTCATCGCAAGTCGCCGGCAAATCCACCGTCGCCACGCTGTCTTGCCGCGACAGGGCTCGATCGGCGGCCCCCTCAAGCTGAACCGGGATGAACGCCGGGCGTGAGGACGGCGGCAGCGACCTGGCTGCGGTGTGCTTCTTGATCCACTTCCGAAGCAGGTTCGCGTTGACCCCATGTTCGAGTGCAAGCCTCGATACCGAAACCCCAGGCTCAAGGCAGGCCGTCACAAGACGCTCTTTCGATGCCGCCTCGTAGCGCCGGCGACCGTTCCGGCCAACAAGCCTGACCCGCACTTTCTGATCATCCGCTGCCATCACAAGGTGTCCACCTATTTTGGTGGACACCTCGCATCAGAGCACTCAAAAGCAAAAGGTGCGGAGAAATTCGTGCTTAGACTTGTAGTGATAGGTCGATCGGTCAAACTCGATCGCGTCACAAGGCCTTGCGTAACCGGTATGAGCTCCCACGTCGGCGGTGATCAGCGTGCGCGTGCATAGCGGATCGGCATCCAGTATTGGCGCATGGCCTCGACGGCTGCGGGAATATCGAGGTGGGCGTTGCGCAGAGAGGCGCGGGTCTCGCGGCCGGTCCGTGGCGGTCCGAGCAGCGGACCGGCCTGATCGTCGCGACAGTGCAGCAGAATAGGCAGCAGCAGGCGGTGATTGACGTTGCTGGCGTCCAGCAATGGCGCCCACGCCGACAGCCTGAGCCGCATCGCGGCGTAGAATCCCTGGCACCATGGTCGCGGATCGACGTCGCCGTTGGGTTGACGCCGGTGCATCGGGGCGAACTGGTTAGGCGTGGTGGAAAGGATCCGGCTGATCTCGTTATGACGCAGCGCGACGGCGGAGAACGCAGCGAACTCCGGGGTACCGCCGTGGTTGAAAGCATCGGCATCGATGGCAAGCAGTGGGCATATCCAATCGAGCGGGCTCATCGACGCCGGTCCGGCCACGATCGCGGCGACGTAGCCGTCGAGCATGGGGAGACTGGTGGTGGCGGGATGCTGATCGAGGCGAGCCTGGAGCCATTGCTCGAGCTCCGCAAGCGGCATGGCGGCGGCCGCCATCGACGATGAAGCTTTAGGGCGACGTGGGCTCATGCTGCAGCCTGTGCGATGCGCTCACGCGCCCCCTTCCAGTTCCAGACGAGCAGCTCGTGGAGCTGGTGGCTCTTGGTTCGTCCGGAGACAATCCGCTCCAGCACGTCCGTCAGATAGATCTGAGGATCGAGTTCATAGAGTTTTGCCGTGTTCACGATCGACGAGAGAATCGCCCAGCTCTCGGCGCCGCCTTCGCTGCCGCTGAACAATGAGTTGCGTCTTCCCATGGCAATCGGGCGCATGGAACGCTCTACCGTGTTGGAATCGACCTCGACGCGGCCGTCGCGGAGAAACAGCGTCAACCCGTCCCAGTGATTGAGTGCATAGTTGATCGCCTCCGCCAGCTTCGACTGCGAGAAGAGCTGGCCAACCATTGTGGTCAATCGTGCCTTGAGCGCCTCCATCAACGGAGCGGTCCTGGCGCGACGGACGGCGAGCCGCTGCTCGGCGCTCGAGCCGCGGATCTCGGCTTCGATCGCATAGACCGCCTGCAGGCGTTCGATCACCTCGCGCGCGAACGGCGACTGCGTCGTCTTGAACACTTCGACGAACTTACGTCGGGCATGAGCAAGACAAAAGGCGAGCTGGATCTCGCCGCCATGATCGCGGGCGAGCGCCTTGTTGGCGGCATAGCCGTCCACCTGCAGAATGCCGGAAAAGTCCGTCAATTGTCCGGCGATCTGCTCCGTGCCCCGGCCGGCCGCGAACACGTAGGCAACCGCCGGCGGCGAGGGCCCGCCCCATGGTCGGTCATCCATGGCATGCGCCCAGAACTGGCAGATGCGGGTGCGATGTCGCCCGGGGTCGAGCACCGGCATCGGCGTCTCGTCGCAGAACACGCGCGGCGCGCTCTGGATCGTCCTCAGCTGAAGCTCAAAGAGGCTTTTGAGCCACCAGGCGGTAC is a genomic window of Bradyrhizobium elkanii USDA 76 containing:
- a CDS encoding DUF2169 domain-containing protein, which produces MDHGQALRRSRAGELVALPNVESPEHAIQLIESTAPSATFGPIAVDDKERLQYAGTYDSAWLRSIAPALAADADPRLFLFAPPDQRMSGFICGGEPYALQNFSAEHPLIEGRLPTFRVRCFIGWRDATRGVTELQTRIDTLWLFAGARRGVMIYRTTIAVEELDGSDIGDIMVAYEQQGDPARPFDHYLKVRQLRLDPASAARHAFSEHQLTPEISAAERERRAARRRHLGRTARSPAAGLHALGPRSGTRAR
- the tnpB gene encoding IS66 family insertion sequence element accessory protein TnpB (TnpB, as the term is used for proteins encoded by IS66 family insertion elements, is considered an accessory protein, since TnpC, encoded by a neighboring gene, is a DDE family transposase.), whose protein sequence is MFRLGGDLQVYLHREPIDFRAGINSLAVLVQETMALDPFTPAVFAFCNRRCDRMKLLFFDRSGFVLVLKRLTEDKFRWPRRQEAVAGLRPSNCTGFLMASISMRWSAIRCGTIRLPAELSS
- a CDS encoding UPF0149 family protein, which produces MAAAAMPLAELEQWLQARLDQHPATTSLPMLDGYVAAIVAGPASMSPLDWICPLLAIDADAFNHGGTPEFAAFSAVALRHNEISRILSTTPNQFAPMHRRQPNGDVDPRPWCQGFYAAMRLRLSAWAPLLDASNVNHRLLLPILLHCRDDQAGPLLGPPRTGRETRASLRNAHLDIPAAVEAMRQYWMPIRYARAR